A genomic segment from Idiomarina piscisalsi encodes:
- a CDS encoding RNA polymerase sigma factor FliA, with amino-acid sequence MNKAAAYAATADNRNAIIEQHTGLVKRIAHHMMARLPASVQVDDLIQAGMIGLLEAARNFDNSKGASFETFAGIRIRGAMLDEIRRGDWAPRSVHRNHRRVLEAIRQVENDTGRDAKDTEVASKLGIGLDEYHAILRDVSSGRIIGIEDLGVSEDAIIPEQVTGSAYEPQRDVENAAFHKALVSTISSLPEREALVLSLYYDEELNLKEIGEVLSVSESRVSQIHSQAMVRLKSRMQNWVE; translated from the coding sequence ATGAATAAAGCTGCCGCTTATGCCGCCACAGCCGACAACCGTAACGCTATTATTGAACAGCATACGGGGCTGGTTAAGCGCATTGCGCATCACATGATGGCGAGACTACCTGCCAGTGTGCAAGTCGATGACTTAATTCAAGCGGGCATGATAGGCTTATTAGAAGCGGCGCGGAATTTTGATAACAGCAAAGGCGCCAGTTTTGAAACCTTTGCCGGAATACGTATTCGTGGCGCTATGTTGGATGAAATTCGACGTGGTGATTGGGCTCCGCGCTCAGTACACAGAAATCATCGGCGTGTGTTAGAAGCCATACGACAGGTCGAAAATGACACCGGCCGTGATGCAAAAGACACCGAAGTCGCTAGCAAGTTGGGCATTGGGTTGGATGAGTACCACGCTATTTTGCGTGATGTTAGTTCAGGGCGAATCATCGGTATTGAAGATTTAGGCGTTTCTGAAGATGCGATTATACCGGAGCAAGTGACGGGTTCGGCGTATGAGCCACAGCGCGATGTCGAAAATGCAGCGTTTCATAAAGCCCTGGTATCGACAATTTCTTCGTTACCAGAGCGTGAAGCTTTAGTGCTTTCATTGTATTATGATGAAGAATTGAATTTAAAAGAGATAGGTGAAGTGCTGAGCGTGAGTGAGTCTCGCGTTAGTCAAATTCACAGTCAGGCAATGGTGCGGCTCAAGTCGCGAATGCAGAATTGGGTTGAATAA
- a CDS encoding MinD/ParA family protein produces the protein MDQASGLRRMKQSKVKVIAVTGGKGGVGKTNVSLNMAIAMAKQGKRVLVLDADLGLANVDVMLGLRVERNLSHVLSGQCELEDILIEGPGGIKIVPATSGTRSMVDLSESEHAGLIRAFSQLQGNYDVLIVDTAAGIGNTVVSFARASQDVLVVVCDEPTSITDAYALIKVLSREQGLFKFKVVANMVRNMREGQVLFNKLTKVTDRFLDVALELAAIVPHDENLRLAVRKQQPMVLAYPKSPASLAFKALAKKALDWPIPAQAGGHLEFFLEQLITSADNGSKRDVANE, from the coding sequence ATGGATCAAGCAAGCGGTCTGCGAAGAATGAAACAGTCAAAAGTAAAAGTCATAGCCGTCACAGGTGGTAAAGGTGGCGTGGGTAAAACTAACGTCTCACTGAATATGGCCATTGCTATGGCGAAGCAGGGAAAACGAGTACTGGTACTTGATGCCGACCTTGGCTTGGCTAATGTCGACGTCATGCTGGGCTTGCGTGTTGAGCGCAACCTGTCTCATGTACTGAGCGGCCAATGCGAACTGGAAGATATTTTAATTGAAGGGCCGGGGGGCATAAAAATCGTGCCGGCGACTTCAGGAACCCGCTCTATGGTTGACTTGAGTGAGTCAGAGCACGCCGGTCTTATTCGGGCGTTTAGTCAACTGCAGGGAAATTACGACGTGCTTATTGTGGATACGGCAGCGGGTATCGGAAACACAGTGGTCAGCTTTGCCCGAGCTTCCCAGGATGTTCTTGTTGTTGTCTGCGATGAACCCACTTCAATCACCGATGCTTACGCACTCATAAAAGTGCTAAGTCGTGAACAAGGACTGTTTAAATTCAAAGTCGTTGCCAACATGGTGCGTAATATGCGTGAAGGGCAAGTATTGTTTAATAAGTTGACTAAGGTCACGGATCGTTTTCTCGATGTGGCATTAGAGTTAGCAGCGATAGTTCCTCACGACGAGAATTTGCGGTTGGCCGTTAGAAAACAACAGCCAATGGTGTTGGCGTACCCTAAATCGCCAGCGTCACTGGCGTTTAAAGCATTAGCGAAGAAAGCTCTGGACTGGCCAATTCCTGCTCAGGCAGGAGGGCATTTAGAATTTTTCCTTGAGCAATTGATAACTTCTGCCGATAACGGGAGTAAGCGGGATGTTGCCAATGAATAA